Sequence from the Microbacterium sp. AZCO genome:
CTCGTTGCTGCAGCTGCGGGCGCTCCGCGCGCTCCGGGATGCCGCGGCCGCGGGCCTTCCCGCCGATCCCGACCAGCAGCGTCTGCTGCTGCTCTCGGTCAGCGGCGTCGCGGCGGGTCTGCAGAACACGGGCTGACACGCGCGTCGCTCCCGGGGCGCGAGAAGCCCCGGCGTACCGTGGGCGCCATGGTCAGGACGTGGGACGACGGCCCGGCAGTCGCCGTCGAGGTGTGTCCCGTCTGTGCGTCGCTGCAGGTGCGGACGGTCGAGCCGGATTGGTTCACGGTGGAGCTGGAGCGTGGCGACGAGCTGCGTCGCCAGGTGTTCGAGGTCGAGTTCACCTGCCGCGACTGCGGGTCGGTCTGGCACTGACGACGCGTCGATGAGTGGATGCCGCGGGTGCGGCATCCACTCCTCCGTCAGCCGATCTGCGTGTCGTTCGCGTGCCGCGCGAGGCCCCGGCCGTAGCGCTCGGTGAGCTGCACCATGAGGTCGGGTGTCTCGCGGTCGAGCCCGAAGACGTAGCCCGGGAAGTCCAGTTCGCGCTGCGCGGCCCAGATCTCCTCGTGCCGGTCGGGCGACAGGATCTGGGCGGGGTCGCCGACCGCGACCCACCCGATCGGCACGACGGTCTCGGCCGGAAGCACGGTGCGCAGATGCACGACGGCGTTGATGCGCACCTCGCTCCGGGCGCCGATCTTCGCGCCGTTGAAGATCCGCGTCCCCGTCGCGAGGAACACCTCCTCGGCGATCGTCGCGCCGCTCACGCTCGCCATCGGCCCCACGAGCACGTGGTCGCCGATGTGCACGGAGTTGGCGACGGTCGCGCGGATGAGGGCGTTCTCCATCACGATGACGTTCTCGCCCAGCGTGATGGGTCCGCCCTCGGCCGTGATCACGGCGCCGTGCAGCACCTGGCAGTCGGGGCCGATTGTGACGTCGCCGCTGATGACGGCGGTCGGCGCGATGACGGCCTCGGAATGGATGCGGGGGCGTACGCCGAGATGCTCGAACTGCATCTCCTCACGCTATTGCGCGGGAGCCGCCTCCGTCGACACGGGCTCGGGGAAGAGCTGCTCGAGCAGCTGTCCGACCCACGCGATGAGGTCGGCATCTCCCACCGGCTCGCCCCCCGCCGCGGGCAGCGGCACGACGAGCGCCTCGCCGCTCGCGACGAGCTTCGCCTTGGGGTACAGCCGCTGCAGCCGCACACGGCGGGAGTCGGGCAGGTTGGCCGGCGCGATGCGCAGATTCGGTCCCATCGCGACGACGTCGGCGAGGCCCGCGCGCGCCGCCCCGCGCCGCAGGCGCGCGACCGCGACGAGGCCCTCGACCTCGCTCGGCGGCTCGCCGTAGCGGTCGCGGAGCTCGTCGATCACGAGGTCGATCGCCTCGTCCTTCGCGGTGGCGGAAGCCGCGGCGGAGAGCTTCTGGTACGCCTCGAGGCGCAGCCGCTCGCTGTCGATGTACGACTCGGGGATGCGCGCCTGGACGGGCAGCTCGAGTCGCAGCTCGGCGGGCCCCTCGTTCTCCTCGCCGCGGAACGCCGCGACGGCCTCGCCGATCATGCGGAGGTACAGGTCGAAGCCGACGCCCGCGATGTGCCCGGCCTGCTCGGCGCCGAGCAGGTTGCCCGCGCCGCGCAGCTCGAGGTCCTTCAGCGCGACCTGCATGCCGCTGCCGAGGTCGTTGTTGACGGCGATCGTCTCGAGCCGGTCGGCGGCCGTCTCGGACAGCGGCTTCAGGTCGTCGTAGAGGAAGTACGCGTAGGCGCGCTCGCGCGCTCGTCCCACGCGACCGCGCAGCTGGTGGAGCTGCGACAGTCCGTACTTGTCGGCCCGGTCGATGATGATCGTGTTCGCGTTGGAGATGTCGAGCCCGGTCTCGATGATCGTCGTCGAGACGAGGACATCGGCCTTGCGCTCCCAGAAGTCGTCGACGACCTGCTCGAGCGCGTGCTCCCCCATCTGCCCGTGCGCGACCGCGATGCGCGCCTCGGGCACGAGCTCGGCGAGCTCGGCGGCGACGCGCTGGATGGACTGCACGCGGTTGTGCACATAGAACACCTGGCCCTCGCGCAGCAGCTCGCGACGGATGGCCGCGGCGATCTGCTTGTCGTTGCGCGGACCGACGAACGAGAGGATCGGATGCCGGTCCTCGGGCGGCGTCTGCAGCGTGGACATCTCGCGGATGCCCGTGACCGCCATCTCGAGCGTGCGCGGGATCGGCGTCGCGCTCATGGCCAGGATGTCGACGTTGGTCTTGAGCTTCTTGAGCTGGTCCTTGTGCTCGACGCCGAAGCGCTGCTCCTCGTCGATGATCATGAGCCCGAGGTCCTTGAACAGCACCTTCTCGGTGAGGATGCGGTGCGTGCCGATCACCATGTCGACCGTCCCGTCGGCGAGGCCGGCGATCGTGTCGCGCGCCTGCTTGTCGGTCTGGAAGCGCGACAGGGGCCGCACCTTGACCGGGAAGCCCGCGAACCGCTCCGAGAACGTCTCGAGGTGCTGCTTCACGAGCAGCGTCGTCGGCACGAGCATGGCGACCTGCTTGCCGTCCTGGATGGCTTTGAAGGCGGCGCGCACGGCCACCTCGGTCTTGCCGAAGCCCACGTCGCCCGAGAGCAGCCGGTCCATCGGGATCGGCTTCTCCATGTCGGCCTTGATCTCGTCGATCGTCTGCAGCTGATCGGGCGTCTCGGCGAAGGGGAACGCCTCCTCGAGCTCGCGCTGCCAGGGCGTGTCGGCGCCGAAGGCGTATCCCTTGGCCGCCATGCGGGCCGAGTACAGCTTCACGAGCTCGACCGCGATGTCGCGCACGGCGCGACGGGCGCGACCCTTCGCCTGGGCCCAGTCGCTGCCGCCCATCTTCGACAGCGCCGGCGCCTCGCCGCCCACGTACCGCGAGAGCAGGTCGAGCTGGTCGGTGGGCACGAAGAGCTTGTCCCCCGGGTAGCCGCGCTTGGACGGCGCGTACTCCAGCACGAGGTACTCGCGCACGCTCTTCACCGCGTTGCGCCCGCCGCTGGAGACCTCGCGCTGCGTCAGCTCGACGAACTTGCCGATGCCGTGCGTCGCGTGCACGACGTAGTCGCCTGTCTTGAGCTGCAGCGGGTCGACGACGTTCTTGCGCCGAGACGCGAGCTTCTTCACGACGCGGTTGTCGCCGCCGATCGTGCGGCCGTAGAACTCCGTCTCGGTGAGCACGGCGAGCTTCGCGTCCGGCGCCTCGAAGCCCCGCTCCAGCGCGGCGACGACGACGTGCGCGACACCTGCCTCGGGCGCGTCGGCGAGTGTGTCGACCTTGCGGGCCGCGATGCCGCGCTCGGCGAGGACGTCGCGTGCGCGCTCGACGAGCCCGGTTCCGGATGCCGCCACGACGACCCGCCAGCCGTCGGCCAGCAGCTCGCCGACGTGCGCCGTCGCGCCGTCGACGTTGCCCTGGAAGGACGGCACGGCGGCGCCTGGCACGCGGATCGCGGCCGAGGCCTCGAGGGCCACGTCGAGGTCGTCGTCGAGGAGGCCCTCGGCCGCCGCGGCCGCCGATCCCGAGTCGAATCCCGACAGCGTCCACCACACGTCGCCGCGGTCGGCCGCCGCCTCGCGCAGCTTCGGCAGCGACAGGAAGTCGCCGGCGCCCAGGTCGATGGGGGTGCTCGCCCCCGAGGTCGCGGCGCTCCACGCGGCATCCAGGAACTCGCGGTTCGTCTCGCCGAGGGTGATGGCTCGGGTCACCGACCGCTCGGGGTCGGCGAGAGCGACGGCCGATCCCTCCGGCAGGTAGTCGACCAGCGTCACGATCCGCTCGACGAGCGCCGGGGTCAGCGACTCCATGCCCTCGACCGGGATGCCCTCGGCCATCTTCTCGAGCATGCCGCGGATGGCGGGGAACTCGTCCTTCAGCTGGCGCGCGCGACCGCGCACGCCCTCCGTCAGCAGCAGCTCGCGGCTCGGCACGAGCGAGACCTCGCGCACCTCGCCCGGGAGCGAGCGCTGGTCGGCCACCGAGAACGCGCGGATCTGGTCGACCTCGTCGCCGAAGAACTCGACGCGGTACGGGTGCGCCGCGGTCGGCGGGAAGACATCCAGGATGCCCCCGCGCAGCGCGAACTCGCCGCGGCGCGAGACCATGTCGACGCGGTGATACGCGAGCTCGACGAGACGCAGCGCGACGTCGTTGAGGTCGAAGCCGCGACCTCCGATCGACAGCTCGATGGGGGCGGCGTCGGCGAGCCCCGCAGCGAGCGGCTGCAGGGCGCCCCGGACGCTCGCCGTCACGACGAACGGCGCATCGCCGTCCCACGAGGCGACGCGGCGCAGCACCTCGAGGCGTCGCCCGACCGTCTCGGGGCTCGGGCTCAGCCGCTCGTGCGGCAGCGTCTCCCACGCCGGGAAGTGCATGACGGCCGCTCCCGGCAAGAGCCCCTCGAGGGCGGCGCCCAGCGACTCGGCGCGGCGACCGGTCGGCGCGATCGCGAGGAGCACAGGCGGGCGCCCGGCGGCACGGCGCCGCTCGATGAGCGACGCGAGCAGCGGAGCGTCGAGTCCGTCGGCGAGCGAGAAGTCGGAATCGACGGATGCTGCGCCCGCGGCATCCCGGAACGATTCAGCCTGTTCGAGGGCGCGCACGATCCCGGGAACTGTCACCGGAAGAGTCTACGGGCGACGCCCGACATGCGGGCCCTCGCGCGTCGCCGCAGGATCCTAGGATGAGTCGCGTGACCGACGCCGTGCCGCCTCGACCGCCGCTTCCGTCGGCCTCCCCGCCGCCGTCCGCCTACCCTCCGCCGCCGTCGGCGTACCCGCAGCCGTCGGCGTACCCGCCGCCGTCGGCGTATCCGGGCTTTCCGGGGCATCAGGGAGCCGCGCCGTCACCCGCCTACTCACCGCCCCCGGGCTATCCGGCGCGGCCGCCGCAGTCTCTCGCTCAGCCCGCATTCGGCGGCCCGCTGCCGACGCCCGCACGCCGAGGCACGCTCGGCGTCGTCGCCCTCGTGCTCGGCATCCTGGCGGCGGTCGGCGCGGCGGTCGTCGTGTCGATCGCCGCATTCCAGATCGGCCTGGGCACCGGGAAGGAGCTCGCGAACCGACCGCTGTCGAGCGACTTCGACTGGAGCGTCCTCTCCCCCGTGCGCGACTGGGTACTGCTCGGCGAGGTCGCGTTCTGGACCGGCACCGTCCTCGGCCTGTGGGCGCTCGCGCAGGGCGTCGTCGCGATCGTCAGCGCGCGCGGACGCGGCTTCGGCATCGCCGCCGTCGCCGTCGCGGTCTTCGGGCCGGTGCTGTTCGTCATCGCCGTGAACGTCTTCCTCACCGCCGGCTTCGCTGCGGGTTCGGGCATCGGCGGCTGAACCGGCAACCGTTGCAGGAGCGGGGTCGCCCGCTCGACGGGCTCGCGTCAGGCGCGTGGGGCGTGGTGCTTCTGCTGCGCGGCCAGGAGGCCCTCGCCGAGAAGCTGCTCGACGGCATCCGCCGCATCACCGATCAGGATGCCGAGGGTCTGCCGCTCGCTCGCGCTGAAGGGATCGAGCACCCAGTCGGCCGGGTCCTGCCTGCCGGGCGGGCGGCCGATGCCGACGCGCACGCGCGGGAAGTCGGCGGTGCCGAGGGCTTTGGCGACATCGCGCACGCCGTTGTGGCCGCCGTGGCCTCCGCCGACCTTGAGCTTGATCGTGTCGAACGGGATGTCGAGCTCGTCGTGCACCACGACGACGTGGTCGGCGTCGATGCCGTAGAACTTGGCGAGGCCCGCCACGGGCCCGCCCGAGACGTTCATGAACGAGTTGGGCTTGGCGAGCACCACCTTGGGACCGCCCGGTCGCAGCCACGTCTCGGCAGCGCGCGCGTTCGCCTTGTGCTGCTTGAACGCTTCCCCGCGCCGCGCCGCGAGCTCGTCGACGACGAGCTGACCGACGTTGTGCCGGGTCAGCTCATAGCGGGGCCCGGGGTTGCCGAGTCCCACCACCAGCCACGTCTCCGCCATGCTTCCCATCCTCGCTGATCCGCGCACACGGGCGCGGAATGCAGCGAGGGGGCGCGGCATCCCGCACCCCCTCGCCGTCTGAAACCGGAATTACTCGGCTGCGGACTCGGAGTCCTCGGCCTGCTCCGAGGCCTCGGCCTCGTCGGCGGCCTCGATCTCGTCGACGGCGGCCGTGGACGGGACCGCGACGGCGACGATGAGCAGCTCGGGCTCGGAGACGAGCGCCGCACCGCGCGGGAGCTTCAGGTCGGCGGCCGTCACGTGCGTGCCGTCCTCGAGACCCTCGACGTCGAGCTCGACGTGCTCGGGGATGTGGGTGGCCTCGACCTCGAGCGAGACGCTCGTCGCGTCGAGGTTCGCGATGGCGTCGCCCGCGGGCTCGCCCACGACGACGATCGGCACGTCGACCTGGATCTTCTCGCCGGCCTTCACGACCAGGAGGTCGATGTGCTCGATGATCTGGTGCACCGGGTCCTTCTGGACGTCCTTGACGAGCGTCAGCTGCTGCTTGCCGTTGACGTCGAGCTCGAGCACGGCGTTGGCGCGGCGGATCAGGAGCGAGACCTGGTGGCCCGGGAGCGCGACGTGCACGGGATCGGTGCCGTGGCCGTAGATGACGGCGGGGATCTTGCCGGCGGCGCGGAGGCGGCGGGCGTAGCCCTTGCCGAAGTTCTCGCGAAGCTCGGCCTGGACCTTGGTGTCGGTCTCGGTCGACATGATGATTCTCCTTGCGGGCACACGGGCCCGTTCTGTTCAGGCGCGGACGGCCTGGCGTATGGGGGTCTGGATTCGACTCGAACGCGTGCGCGTGAGGAAAGCCGTGAGCCTTGATCACCGCGTCGATCACGGATGCCGCCACCGACCCATCGGGCCGGCGCGAGGCATCCCTCGCCGAAGTTCGCGTCCCAGTCTACCAGGCGCCTCTTCGCGGCACCGACGGCGCCGCATCCCCGGTCGCCGCCCCGCTACGATGAAGATTCCGCCGCCGACGACTTCCTGGAGGTTCCCATGGACTACGGCTTCGCCTCGCACGTCGTGCTCTGGGTCATCGGCCTCATCGCCGCCGCGGGCCTCGTCGGAACGGTCCTCGGCTTCTGGACGATGGGCCGCCAGTCCTACCGCAAGGACTGACGCCTCTCCAATCCGCTCAGCGCCTCCTCGACGACGTCGAGCACGGAGCGATCATTGCGGACCGCGAGGCCGACTTCATCGGGTTCGAGGTGTTCCCACGTCGTGAGCTGCGAGCCGAGCAGCTGTGTCGGCATGAAGTGGTCGCGCGAGTCCATCCGGCGGGACAGCTCCCGCGGATCCACGAGCAGCTCGACGAAGGCGATCCCCGGCGCGCCGGCCCGGATGCGGTCGCGGTAGCGGCGCGCGAGCGCCGAGCAGGCCACGACGAGACCCGCGTCGGCCGCGTCGAGAGCCCGCGCGACCGCGTCGAGCCACGGCATACGGTCCGCGTCGTCGAGCGGAATGCCTCGCGCCATCTTCACGAGGTTGACCTCGGGATGCAGGTCGTCCGCGTCGACGAAGGCCGCGCCGACCCGTTCGGCCAGCGCGGCGCCGACGAGCGACTTGCCCGACCCGCTCGGACCCATCACCACGACACGACCGGTCATGCGCTGACACCGGGTTCGAACGAGATCAGCACCTTCGACGACGCCGAGGGATCGCCCGCCGTCTGCAACCCTTCGAGCGCCTCGTCGACGGCCACGACATGGGTCACGATGCCGTCCACCTCGAGGGTGCCGTCCGCCAGGGCCGCGATCACATCGTCGAACTCGTCGCCGAACCGGAACGATCCGACCAGGTTCAGCTCCCGCGTGATGGCGGTGGCGAGAGGGGCAGCGACGTCGCCGTGACGCTGGAGTCCGAGCAGCACGACAGTGCCGCCGCGACCGCAGGCTCCGATCGCGGCGGAGAGACCGGGGACGGTTCCGCTGGACTCCACGACGACGTCCGCGTGCAGGGCGCCGATCGCATCGGCATCGCGGGCGTCGAGGCTGCGCGCACCGAGGCCCTCTGCGATGCGGCGCGGCGCCGGCTCCAGATCGGTGGCGACGACCTCCGCCGCGCCGTGATGCCGCGCCGCCGCGACCACGAGGAGGCCGATCGGGCCCGCCCCGACCACGACGACCCGCTTGCCGCGCACGTCCCCGGCCCGGGCGAGACCGTGCCACGCCACCGCGGCCGGCTCCGCGAGTGCCGCCCGTGCGAGATCCAATCCATCCGGAACGGCGTGCAGCATCCGCGCGGGAAGCGCGACGCGCCTGGCGAAGGCGCCCTGCGTGTGGGGCAGGTGCATCGCCGATCCGAGGTAGGTCGACGCCGGCGCGAGGTTCGGCCGGTCCGACGGCCACGGCGTGAGACCGTCGCCGTGCGGGCTGAGCGGGTGGACTGCGACCCGGGTGCCGGCCCTCGGACCCGTGCCGTCGGAGGCACCGACGACGACGGTTCCCGACACTTCATGGCCGAGAAGCATCGGCTCGCGCAGCACGGAGAGCCCGGCGGCGCCGTGCCGCCAGTAGTGCAGGTCGGAGCCGCAGACTCCGCCGTAGGCGATCTCGACGACAGCCTCGTCCTGCGCGGGTTCGGGTTCGGGCAGATCGACGACGCGGACGTCGCCGGCGGCGTACACGATGATGCCGGGATTGTTCATGGCGCTCTCCGGTCAGGCGGTCGGGGTCACGAGCACGACGTCGCCGACCCGCACTTCGACGGTCGCGCCCGGATCGATGGGCGAGGCGGTGAACGGCGCGCCCGTCATGATGACGTCGCCGGCACCGAGCGGTGTCCAGCGGGCGACGTACGCGAGGCACTCGCGGATGGGCACAGGAAGGGCCGCAGCATCCGTCCGCGCGACGTCGACCCCGTCCACCCGCAGGACGAGCGGGACGGAGCCGAGGTCGGCCTCGGTGTCGATCCACGGCCCGAGGGGCGTGTAGCCGATGCCGGACTTCGACTCGAAGTTGCGAGGATCGAACTGCGAGCGGTCGGGACTGGAGAGGTCGTTCACCGCCGTGAGGCCCAGGACGTACTCGTGCGCGTTGTCGGCCGTCAGGCCCTCCGTCGAGCGCCCGATGACGACGGCGATCTCGCCCTCGGCGACCGTCCTGCCCGCGTCGCGCCGAAGCGCGACCGTCTCCCCGTCGGCCACGACGCCGCGCGGGCTCTTGAGCCACGCCTGCACGGGCGAGGCGTGCGCCGGTCCGTTCTGGGCGATCCCGATCACGACGGCGGGGGCGCTCGGTGCGAGGAGCCGGCCCTCCCCGTCGCCGCCGAGGTCGGCGGGCTCGCGGCCGTCGGCGAAGGCCGCGTAGGGATCCTCGATCACGGTCCACCCGTCCGGGGTCGCACGCACATGGTGAACCCGATCGCCGATCAGGGCGCGCCCGATGCGCATCAGACCACCGCCGTCATGCCGCCGTCGACATAGAGCGTCTGGCCGTTGACGAAGTCGCTCGCGGAGCTCGCGAGGAAGACCAGCGCACCCACGAGGTCTCGAGTGCGTCCCCAGCGTCCGGCGGGCGTGCGGCCGCGCACCCACTCGGAGAACCGCTCGTCGGCGACGAGCGGCTGCGTGAGCTCCGTCTCGAAGTACCCCGGTGCGATCGCATTGGCCTGGATCCCATGCGGTGCGAGATCGGCGCAGAGCCCCTTCGTGAACATCGCGATCGCTCCCTTCGTGGCGGAGTACGGCGCGATGCCGGGACGGGCGAGCTGCGATTGCACGCTGCCGATCTGGATGAGCTTGCCCGATCCCCGCGCCACCATGCCGCGCGCCACCCGGCGGGAGACGTAGAACACGCTGGACAGATTGGTGTCCACCAGATCGGCCCAATCCTCGTCGCGGAAATCGGTGATGGGTCCACGGCGCTGGATGCCCGCATTGTTCACGAGGATGTCGGCAACGCCGTGCTCGTCCTGGAGGGCCTGGATGCCGGCATCCACCGCCAGCGGATCTGTGACGTCGAACGCCGCGCTGAAGACGGGACTCCCGACCGCCGACGAGATCTCCCCGGCCGCGCGCGCCGCCTTGCCCGCATCCCGGCCGTGCACGATCACCGTGGCGCCCGCCTCGGCGAGCCCCTCGGCCAGCGTCCGTCCGATGCCCTGGCTCGACCCCGTGATGAGGGCGATCCGGCCGTCGAGGCCGAACGCCGCGGTGCCGGTCACCATTGGACGGTGCGGATCGTCACGGTGGTGGCGCTCACGTCGTCGCCGACCTCGTCGCGCGACACCTTCACCGCGTCGTCGATTCGAGTCAGGTCGCGGCGGAGAGTTTCGGGAACGAGGAACGTGGAGGCAGTCGTGATGAGGGCGAGCGTCGCCATGTAGATCGCGAGGAGCAGCCAGTTGCCGTTGCTGACGGCGATGAGGTA
This genomic interval carries:
- a CDS encoding gluconokinase, producing the protein MTGRVVVMGPSGSGKSLVGAALAERVGAAFVDADDLHPEVNLVKMARGIPLDDADRMPWLDAVARALDAADAGLVVACSALARRYRDRIRAGAPGIAFVELLVDPRELSRRMDSRDHFMPTQLLGSQLTTWEHLEPDEVGLAVRNDRSVLDVVEEALSGLERRQSLR
- the mfd gene encoding transcription-repair coupling factor — protein: MTVPGIVRALEQAESFRDAAGAASVDSDFSLADGLDAPLLASLIERRRAAGRPPVLLAIAPTGRRAESLGAALEGLLPGAAVMHFPAWETLPHERLSPSPETVGRRLEVLRRVASWDGDAPFVVTASVRGALQPLAAGLADAAPIELSIGGRGFDLNDVALRLVELAYHRVDMVSRRGEFALRGGILDVFPPTAAHPYRVEFFGDEVDQIRAFSVADQRSLPGEVREVSLVPSRELLLTEGVRGRARQLKDEFPAIRGMLEKMAEGIPVEGMESLTPALVERIVTLVDYLPEGSAVALADPERSVTRAITLGETNREFLDAAWSAATSGASTPIDLGAGDFLSLPKLREAAADRGDVWWTLSGFDSGSAAAAAEGLLDDDLDVALEASAAIRVPGAAVPSFQGNVDGATAHVGELLADGWRVVVAASGTGLVERARDVLAERGIAARKVDTLADAPEAGVAHVVVAALERGFEAPDAKLAVLTETEFYGRTIGGDNRVVKKLASRRKNVVDPLQLKTGDYVVHATHGIGKFVELTQREVSSGGRNAVKSVREYLVLEYAPSKRGYPGDKLFVPTDQLDLLSRYVGGEAPALSKMGGSDWAQAKGRARRAVRDIAVELVKLYSARMAAKGYAFGADTPWQRELEEAFPFAETPDQLQTIDEIKADMEKPIPMDRLLSGDVGFGKTEVAVRAAFKAIQDGKQVAMLVPTTLLVKQHLETFSERFAGFPVKVRPLSRFQTDKQARDTIAGLADGTVDMVIGTHRILTEKVLFKDLGLMIIDEEQRFGVEHKDQLKKLKTNVDILAMSATPIPRTLEMAVTGIREMSTLQTPPEDRHPILSFVGPRNDKQIAAAIRRELLREGQVFYVHNRVQSIQRVAAELAELVPEARIAVAHGQMGEHALEQVVDDFWERKADVLVSTTIIETGLDISNANTIIIDRADKYGLSQLHQLRGRVGRARERAYAYFLYDDLKPLSETAADRLETIAVNNDLGSGMQVALKDLELRGAGNLLGAEQAGHIAGVGFDLYLRMIGEAVAAFRGEENEGPAELRLELPVQARIPESYIDSERLRLEAYQKLSAAASATAKDEAIDLVIDELRDRYGEPPSEVEGLVAVARLRRGAARAGLADVVAMGPNLRIAPANLPDSRRVRLQRLYPKAKLVASGEALVVPLPAAGGEPVGDADLIAWVGQLLEQLFPEPVSTEAAPAQ
- a CDS encoding SDR family oxidoreductase, which gives rise to MTGTAAFGLDGRIALITGSSQGIGRTLAEGLAEAGATVIVHGRDAGKAARAAGEISSAVGSPVFSAAFDVTDPLAVDAGIQALQDEHGVADILVNNAGIQRRGPITDFRDEDWADLVDTNLSSVFYVSRRVARGMVARGSGKLIQIGSVQSQLARPGIAPYSATKGAIAMFTKGLCADLAPHGIQANAIAPGYFETELTQPLVADERFSEWVRGRTPAGRWGRTRDLVGALVFLASSASDFVNGQTLYVDGGMTAVV
- a CDS encoding 50S ribosomal protein L25/general stress protein Ctc translates to MSTETDTKVQAELRENFGKGYARRLRAAGKIPAVIYGHGTDPVHVALPGHQVSLLIRRANAVLELDVNGKQQLTLVKDVQKDPVHQIIEHIDLLVVKAGEKIQVDVPIVVVGEPAGDAIANLDATSVSLEVEATHIPEHVELDVEGLEDGTHVTAADLKLPRGAALVSEPELLIVAVAVPSTAAVDEIEAADEAEASEQAEDSESAAE
- a CDS encoding gamma carbonic anhydrase family protein; protein product: MQFEHLGVRPRIHSEAVIAPTAVISGDVTIGPDCQVLHGAVITAEGGPITLGENVIVMENALIRATVANSVHIGDHVLVGPMASVSGATIAEEVFLATGTRIFNGAKIGARSEVRINAVVHLRTVLPAETVVPIGWVAVGDPAQILSPDRHEEIWAAQRELDFPGYVFGLDRETPDLMVQLTERYGRGLARHANDTQIG
- a CDS encoding fumarylacetoacetate hydrolase family protein; this encodes MIEDPYAAFADGREPADLGGDGEGRLLAPSAPAVVIGIAQNGPAHASPVQAWLKSPRGVVADGETVALRRDAGRTVAEGEIAVVIGRSTEGLTADNAHEYVLGLTAVNDLSSPDRSQFDPRNFESKSGIGYTPLGPWIDTEADLGSVPLVLRVDGVDVARTDAAALPVPIRECLAYVARWTPLGAGDVIMTGAPFTASPIDPGATVEVRVGDVVLVTPTA
- the pth gene encoding aminoacyl-tRNA hydrolase yields the protein MAETWLVVGLGNPGPRYELTRHNVGQLVVDELAARRGEAFKQHKANARAAETWLRPGGPKVVLAKPNSFMNVSGGPVAGLAKFYGIDADHVVVVHDELDIPFDTIKLKVGGGHGGHNGVRDVAKALGTADFPRVRVGIGRPPGRQDPADWVLDPFSASERQTLGILIGDAADAVEQLLGEGLLAAQQKHHAPRA
- a CDS encoding zinc-binding dehydrogenase; the encoded protein is MNNPGIIVYAAGDVRVVDLPEPEPAQDEAVVEIAYGGVCGSDLHYWRHGAAGLSVLREPMLLGHEVSGTVVVGASDGTGPRAGTRVAVHPLSPHGDGLTPWPSDRPNLAPASTYLGSAMHLPHTQGAFARRVALPARMLHAVPDGLDLARAALAEPAAVAWHGLARAGDVRGKRVVVVGAGPIGLLVVAAARHHGAAEVVATDLEPAPRRIAEGLGARSLDARDADAIGALHADVVVESSGTVPGLSAAIGACGRGGTVVLLGLQRHGDVAAPLATAITRELNLVGSFRFGDEFDDVIAALADGTLEVDGIVTHVVAVDEALEGLQTAGDPSASSKVLISFEPGVSA